The following proteins are encoded in a genomic region of Xanthomonas citri pv. mangiferaeindicae:
- a CDS encoding homoserine kinase, translating to MPEHPWVAAFAPASVGNIGVGFDLLGHAIDGPRDIARVRRITAPTVVIEAIDGDVAGIEAIPLDPARNTAGLALQSLREALSLPYGFALRLEKGIPLGSGLGGSAASCVAALVAASALLDTPLPREALYPFALDGEAISSGSRHGDNVAPMLLGGVTLATADRAIALDVPATLHAVVVHPDQVLETRRSRAVLAEPYPLHDIVAHGAHLALFLTGLQRGDLDLVRAGLHDVLVEPRRAGLIPGFAQVKSAALAHAALGASISGGGPSVFAWFASRTEAEAAAPAMRQAFVDAGFDARAYVGPVAGPRAALLGPGPAARTSDARAQPLPFSQ from the coding sequence ATGCCCGAACATCCCTGGGTCGCCGCGTTCGCGCCGGCGAGCGTCGGCAACATCGGCGTCGGCTTCGATCTGCTCGGCCACGCAATCGATGGGCCGCGCGATATCGCCCGGGTACGCCGCATCACCGCGCCGACCGTCGTCATCGAGGCGATCGATGGCGACGTCGCGGGCATCGAGGCGATCCCACTCGATCCGGCGCGCAATACGGCAGGCCTTGCGCTGCAGTCGTTGCGCGAGGCGCTATCGTTGCCGTACGGCTTCGCACTGCGTTTGGAGAAAGGCATCCCGCTGGGGTCGGGGCTCGGCGGCTCGGCTGCGTCGTGTGTGGCGGCACTGGTGGCCGCGAGCGCCCTGCTCGACACGCCCTTGCCGCGCGAAGCGCTGTATCCGTTCGCGCTCGACGGCGAAGCGATCTCCAGCGGCAGCCGGCATGGTGACAACGTCGCGCCGATGCTGCTGGGCGGGGTGACCCTGGCGACAGCCGACCGGGCGATCGCGCTCGACGTGCCGGCCACGCTGCACGCGGTCGTCGTGCATCCCGACCAAGTGCTGGAAACGCGGCGTTCGCGTGCAGTGCTCGCCGAGCCCTATCCCCTGCACGACATCGTCGCGCACGGGGCGCACCTGGCGCTGTTTCTGACCGGCCTGCAGCGTGGCGATCTCGATCTGGTCCGCGCCGGGCTGCACGATGTGCTGGTCGAGCCGCGCCGCGCCGGCTTGATTCCCGGCTTCGCGCAGGTCAAATCGGCCGCACTCGCGCACGCCGCGCTCGGCGCCAGCATCTCCGGCGGTGGACCGAGCGTGTTCGCCTGGTTCGCCTCGCGCACCGAGGCCGAGGCCGCCGCGCCGGCCATGCGCCAAGCGTTCGTCGACGCCGGCTTCGACGCCCGCGCCTATGTCGGTCCGGTGGCCGGCCCTCGCGCCGCGCTGCTCGGGCCGGGTCCGGCAGCGCGCACGTCCGACGCGCGCGCCCAGCCTCTGCCCTTCTCCCAGTAA
- a CDS encoding bifunctional aspartate kinase/homoserine dehydrogenase I gives MSSAVAPLPHSVAPVADAPPALTCHVHKFGGTSLADAACIAALAALVPADARVRPVVVSAMSGTTNALVALADAALALDDWKPAWDALRQRHLATADAFEHEVDGALHRALEDEFAALAHDLQGLHADVTDRDARLARIHGCGEQLSSRLAQAALGPGWQRLDAREVLVVEHGEMGAVVDWDASRARLASWRLANGARDVVITGFVARDGNGRDTTLGRNGSDYSAAIFANLFDAQALTIWTDVDGVLSADPRLVPDAVCLQAMSYAEACELAYFGASVLHPQTLAPVQARGIPVRIRNSRNPSAAGTTIAPAAAAAASPVKGLSLVRDAAVLELVGNGLVGVPGTAERMFAALHAAGVSVTMISQGSSEHSICCVVQASQVERGRAAIVAAFADAIAQGQAQGVTVTGELCVLAAVGDGMVGTQGVAARLFAGLAQAHVNIRAIAQGAGERNISVAIAQADATRALRAAHAAFWLSPQTVSVGVIGPGNVGRALLAQLAEVVPALRERASVDLRLRAIASSRRMHLDDAPLDPAHAAAMLDATAQACDLDAFAAHVRASHLPHALIVDCSASDAVAAKYPEWLAAGIHVVTPNKHAGSGMWARYAAIREAQRAGGGRFLYEATVGAGLPVIQTLRGLLDTGDTLHGIDGMLSGTLAWLFNRYDGSQPFSELVREARALGYTEPDPRDDLSGLDVARKLVILAREAGRTLSLEDVAVESLVPEALREVSLDTFLDRLHELDAPMQARLDAARADGHALRHLARLQGDGQASVGVVALPAEHPCCHTRLTDNLVQFRTARYADNPLVVQGPGAGPEVTAAGVFADVLTIAHALGKQAGLPFLRHDGRSAHALDSAT, from the coding sequence ATGTCGTCCGCCGTCGCGCCTCTCCCCCATTCCGTCGCCCCCGTTGCCGATGCGCCGCCGGCGCTCACCTGTCATGTCCACAAGTTCGGCGGTACCAGTCTGGCCGATGCAGCGTGCATTGCCGCGCTGGCCGCTCTGGTACCGGCCGATGCGCGGGTGCGGCCGGTCGTCGTGTCGGCGATGTCCGGCACCACCAATGCCCTGGTCGCGCTCGCCGATGCCGCCCTCGCCCTCGATGACTGGAAGCCCGCGTGGGACGCGCTGCGCCAGCGCCACCTCGCGACCGCCGACGCGTTCGAGCATGAGGTCGACGGCGCACTGCACCGCGCGCTCGAGGACGAGTTCGCCGCCCTCGCCCATGACCTGCAGGGCCTGCATGCGGACGTCACGGATCGCGACGCGCGACTGGCGCGCATCCACGGCTGCGGCGAACAGCTGTCGTCGCGGCTGGCACAGGCCGCACTCGGTCCGGGTTGGCAGCGCCTGGACGCCCGCGAGGTGCTGGTAGTCGAGCACGGCGAGATGGGCGCGGTGGTCGACTGGGATGCGAGCCGGGCCCGTCTGGCGAGCTGGCGCCTGGCGAACGGTGCGCGCGATGTGGTGATCACCGGCTTCGTCGCCCGCGATGGCAACGGTCGCGACACCACGCTCGGGCGCAACGGCAGCGACTACTCGGCGGCAATCTTCGCCAACCTGTTCGACGCCCAGGCCCTGACCATCTGGACCGATGTCGATGGCGTGCTCTCGGCCGATCCGCGCCTGGTGCCCGACGCCGTCTGCCTGCAGGCGATGTCCTATGCCGAGGCCTGCGAACTCGCCTACTTCGGCGCGAGCGTTCTGCACCCCCAGACCTTGGCGCCGGTGCAGGCCCGGGGTATTCCGGTCCGCATCCGCAACAGCCGCAACCCGTCCGCGGCGGGCACGACGATCGCGCCAGCCGCAGCGGCCGCCGCCTCGCCGGTCAAGGGCCTGAGCCTGGTCCGCGACGCGGCAGTGCTCGAATTGGTCGGCAACGGTCTGGTCGGCGTGCCCGGCACCGCCGAGCGCATGTTCGCCGCCCTGCACGCGGCCGGCGTGTCGGTGACGATGATCTCGCAAGGCTCGTCGGAGCATTCGATCTGCTGCGTGGTGCAGGCCAGCCAGGTCGAGCGCGGCCGCGCGGCGATCGTCGCCGCATTCGCCGACGCGATCGCGCAAGGCCAGGCCCAGGGCGTGACCGTGACCGGCGAGCTGTGTGTGCTCGCGGCGGTCGGCGACGGCATGGTCGGCACCCAGGGCGTCGCCGCGCGACTGTTCGCCGGCCTCGCCCAGGCCCACGTCAACATCCGCGCCATTGCCCAGGGCGCGGGCGAGCGCAACATCTCGGTCGCGATCGCCCAGGCCGATGCCACCCGCGCATTGCGCGCCGCGCATGCGGCCTTCTGGCTGTCGCCGCAGACGGTCTCGGTCGGCGTGATCGGGCCGGGCAACGTCGGCCGCGCATTGCTGGCGCAACTGGCCGAGGTGGTGCCGGCGCTGCGCGAGCGTGCGAGTGTGGATCTGCGGCTGCGCGCGATCGCCAGCAGCCGGCGGATGCATCTCGACGATGCGCCGCTCGACCCCGCCCACGCCGCCGCGATGCTCGACGCCACCGCGCAGGCCTGCGACCTCGATGCGTTCGCCGCGCACGTGCGCGCCAGCCATCTGCCGCATGCGTTGATCGTCGACTGCAGCGCCAGCGATGCCGTCGCGGCGAAGTATCCCGAGTGGCTGGCCGCCGGCATTCACGTGGTCACCCCGAACAAGCATGCCGGCAGCGGCATGTGGGCGCGTTATGCCGCGATCCGCGAGGCCCAACGTGCAGGCGGTGGCCGCTTCCTGTACGAGGCCACCGTCGGTGCCGGCCTGCCGGTGATCCAGACGCTTCGCGGCCTGCTCGACACCGGCGACACGCTCCACGGCATCGACGGCATGCTGTCGGGCACACTGGCCTGGCTGTTCAACCGTTACGACGGCAGCCAACCGTTCTCGGAGCTGGTGCGCGAGGCGCGCGCCCTGGGCTACACCGAGCCCGACCCGCGCGACGACCTGTCGGGGCTGGATGTCGCGCGCAAGCTGGTGATCCTGGCACGTGAGGCCGGCCGGACGCTGTCGCTCGAGGATGTCGCGGTCGAGAGTCTGGTGCCCGAGGCGCTACGCGAGGTGTCGCTGGACACGTTCCTCGATCGCCTGCACGAGCTCGATGCGCCGATGCAGGCCCGGCTCGATGCCGCGCGCGCCGATGGCCATGCGCTGCGTCACCTGGCGCGCCTGCAAGGCGACGGCCAGGCCAGTGTCGGCGTGGTCGCGCTGCCGGCCGAGCACCCGTGCTGCCACACCCGGCTGACCGACAATCTCGTGCAATTCCGCACCGCCCGCTATGCCGACAACCCGCTGGTCGTCCAGGGCCCGGGGGCTGGCCCTGAAGTGACCGCGGCGGGCGTGTTCGCCGATGTCCTGACGATCGCCCATGCGCTCGGCAAGCAGGCCGGCCTGCCGTTCCTGCGGCATGATGGCCGCAGTGCGCACGCCCTCGACTCGGCAACCTGA